The window TGTGCGCGATTGTGGCCGCTTTTGCGGTCTGGCTTTTTTTACACTGGCGCGCTATGGAAGGGCCTCTGCCGGAAATCACGTTCCGGCAACTAACAGATCAACCAGGATTTGAAATGGGGCCAAGCATTTCGCCCGATGGAAAGTCATTTATTTATGAACACGGTTTGGTTCCCGACAAATTTGACATTTACTTGCAGCGTGTCGGCGGACGCAACCCGGTCAATCTGACCGAACAATCGCCCAATGATTACTCAGCAAGGTTTTCCCCTGATGGCGAATGGATCGCATTTCGCTCCGAGCGCGATGGCGGCGGAATCTTCATCATGGGTGCAACCGGTGAATCGGTGCGGCGCCTGACAAATGTTGGCTATAACCCTGCATGGTCACCTGATGGGAAAAAGATTGCATACTCCACGGCTAGGATAGGTGATCCGTCTAGTCGTGGCTTGAACGGTGAATTGTGGGTTGTGGATGTGGTGAACGGACAGCAGTCCTTACTCTATCATGGAGATGCCGTGCAACCGGACTGGTCTCCTCATGGCGACCGGATCGCATTCTGGGGTCTTGGACCGAAACAAATGAGCGGCGGACAACGTGACATCTATACCATACCTGCAACAGGTGGACCGGTAACTGAACTTACAAATGACGGACCGACGGATTGGAGTCCTATATGGTCTCCTGATGGTAGGTACATTTATTTCTGTAGCGATCGTAGTGGAAGTATGAACTTGTGGCGCATTCGTGTCGATGAGAAAAGCGGGAAAGCCCTTGGCAAATTTCAAGCTCTAACCGCGCCGGCGCCCTGGACAGGGTTTATCAGTGTATCAGCTGATGAAAAACAATTCATCTATAGTTCAATGGATGACCGCCGTAACCTTATGAAAGTCTCCTTCGATCCTGTTTCACGAAAATTTGAAGGGGAACCACGTCTGATAACAATTGCAAAAATTTTCAGTACCGGTGCGTCGCCCGATGGGCAATGGATTACGTTCAGCAACGTCGGCACGCAGGAAGACATCTATGTTGGACGAGCCGACGGAACCGATATCCGGAAGCTTACCGATGATGCACCGAAAGATCGCGGGCCCGCTTTTTCGCCGGATGGAAAGACAATTGCGTTTTTTTCCGATCGTACTGGCAAATATGAGATTTGGAGCATCCGGATCGATGGAAGCGACTTGAAACAGTTAACTAAAACGGAAAGACAGGCACCGTGGAACCCGACCTGGTCTCCTGATGGAAAGAGAATCGTCTGCAACGATCAACAGGGTAATTATTTGTTCGATGTATCAGGCAAACTTCCAGCCACAAACCCGGAGATTCTGCCGCAGGTTGGATCCAATCAGATTTTCCAGGCACGCGGCTGGTCACCGGATGGAACCAGGTTATGTGGTCCCGTTGGAAACGGGCAAGGTGTCCCTGTACCTGGACTCTGGATTTACGATCTTCACACAAAGCAGTTTCAGAAAGTCGCTGACATTCAGCCAAGGCCGCCATTTTGTGAATGGCTCTCCGACGGCCGAAGTATTGTGTTCACAGATATTCTGCACATGTACTTATTGGATTTAGAAAACAAAAGGCTGGAGACGCTCTACACTGCTCCTGAAGGAACATCCATTACGTTCGCGCGCGCTACTTCGGACAGCCGCACAATCTTCTTCTTGAAAAGAACATTTGAATCGGATATCTGGCTCGCAACATTCACATCTCTGAAAAAATAAAACGCCAACTCCGATTGCGATAAATGTGCC of the bacterium genome contains:
- a CDS encoding protein kinase, giving the protein MIGKTVSHYRIIELLGGGGMGVVYRAEDTRLGRGVALKFLPPQLSDDPQALERLQREARAASALNHPNICVIHDIGSATVATTNGLEEIAHFIVMELLEGQTLKHRVQNTPLPLELMLDLSIQIADALDAAHSQGIIHRDIKPANIFVTKRGQAKVMDFGLAKHVITKLSTGSISALETGAMDPALTSPGMTVGTVAYMSPEQARAEELDARTDLFSFGLVLYEMATAQQAFSGASNAVIFEAILNRQPVPPTRLNPELPYELERIIQKAMEKDRDVRCQSAAELRADLKRLKRDSSSAKSGIATTAGPAHSEASVDPTRVTATPANTVQAAPVTIKKSKTLMISFIVLCAIVAAFAVWLFLHWRAMEGPLPEITFRQLTDQPGFEMGPSISPDGKSFIYEHGLVPDKFDIYLQRVGGRNPVNLTEQSPNDYSARFSPDGEWIAFRSERDGGGIFIMGATGESVRRLTNVGYNPAWSPDGKKIAYSTARIGDPSSRGLNGELWVVDVVNGQQSLLYHGDAVQPDWSPHGDRIAFWGLGPKQMSGGQRDIYTIPATGGPVTELTNDGPTDWSPIWSPDGRYIYFCSDRSGSMNLWRIRVDEKSGKALGKFQALTAPAPWTGFISVSADEKQFIYSSMDDRRNLMKVSFDPVSRKFEGEPRLITIAKIFSTGASPDGQWITFSNVGTQEDIYVGRADGTDIRKLTDDAPKDRGPAFSPDGKTIAFFSDRTGKYEIWSIRIDGSDLKQLTKTERQAPWNPTWSPDGKRIVCNDQQGNYLFDVSGKLPATNPEILPQVGSNQIFQARGWSPDGTRLCGPVGNGQGVPVPGLWIYDLHTKQFQKVADIQPRPPFCEWLSDGRSIVFTDILHMYLLDLENKRLETLYTAPEGTSITFARATSDSRTIFFLKRTFESDIWLATFTSLKK